CTACGGCGTTCGAACCAGGAAGCTGGTAGACACCGAGAACACCGGCTGGCGCTTTGTTATAACGACCATTCAGCGTATAGAACTGCTGACCGAGCTCGACGCGTGCAACGTCTGAAAGATGCACGATCGAACCGTCTGCATTGGCGCGCAGGACGATCTTCTCAAACTCTTCGGGCGTGACAAGACGGCCTTCGGTGCGGACCGTATAGGTGAACTGCTGGCCTACTGGTGCGGGATCGCCACCAATTTGACCTGCGGGATTTACATTGTTCTGTGTCTGCAATGCTGCGATGACTTCAGGCGCTGTGATGCCGAGCTTCGCCAGCTTGTCCGGCTGCACCCAGATACGGAGCGCATACTGTCCACTGAAGACCTGAACGCGCGCGACACCCGGAACGCGCGTGATCTCATCCTGCAGCTTGATGATGGCGTAGTTCGTAAGGAACTTGGCGTCGTACTTGTTGTCCGGGGAAGAGAGCGAGACGAGCAACAAGGGTGAAGTCAGAGACTTCTGTACCGTGATGCCCGCAACCGTAGCCTGCACTGGAAGCTGGGACTGTGCCTGCGAGACGCGGAGCTGGGTAAGAATCTGATCGGTATCGGGATTGGTCTTGACGTCGAAGTCGACAAAGATCTGGGACTGGCCGTTGTTCGCATTCACCGAGTACATGTAGAGCATGTTGTCTACACCGGTGATCTGCTGCTCCAACGGCGTAGATACTGCCTGCAGGAGCGTCTTTGCATCGGCACCGGCATAGTTCGCCTGCACCTGGATTTCAGGCGGAGCGATGTCCGGAAACTGTGCTGTTGGCAGCGTCAGCATGGAGACCGTGCCGAGAATTACAGTCAGGATCGCGATAACGATGGCCACAATGGGCCGTCGGATAAAGAATTTCGACATCGATTACCTCCCCGCCGAACTGGACGTCTGCGGTGTAACGGCGGCATGAGGAGCCACGGGCACGCCTTCCTGGAGCTTCTGGGCATTGTCTATGATGACGCGTGACCCTGAGGGCAGACCACCGGTCACAATCCAGTTTTCGCCGGACTCTGATCCGAGCGTCACATTGAGAACGTGAACCTTGTTATCGTCACCCGCAACAAAGACCTGCTTGACGCCCTGCAGATCCTGTACGCCAACCTGTGGAACCAGAAGAACGTTGTGGCGAATCTCTGTATCCGCGGAGACACGGCCGAACTGACCGGGACGCAGTACGTTACCGGGATTCGGGAACACAGCCGCTATCCGGATGGCGCCAGTCTGCTGATTCATCTGACGATCGATGAAAGCGATGTGCCCCTTTTGCGGGAAGGTCTCACCGTTCGCAAGTTTGAGCGAGAGTTGGATCGCCGAGGCATCTTTCAAAAGATCGCCCTTGCCCTTACGTGCACGATTGATGAGAGCGAGATACTCGCCATCGCTGAGCGAGAAGTACACCTTGATGGGATCCATTTGCGAGACGGAGGTCAACACCGATTGCGGGCTGACGAGATTGCCTACCTGCGTGGTGGCCTGCCCCGCGATACCGGAGATCAGCGACCGGACCTGTGTAAAACCAAGGTTCAATCTTGCGCTTTCAACATTGGCCTGGGCCGATGCGATGGCGGCTTCTGCGGCTTTTACGCTCGCTTCTGCCTGCATGGCCGTCTGCTTGTCGTTGTCGAGCTGGCTCTGGGCAATGGCGCGCTGCTCGGCGAGTGGCGTGTCCCTGTTCAAGTTAATCTTTGCCAGGCCCAACTGTGCCTGCGCCTGACCCAACTGCCCCTTGGCCTGACCGACCTGCCCCAAGGCCTGATCCAACGTGGCCTGGAAGGGACGAGGATCGATCTGGAAGAGCACCTCCCCCTTACTTACGGACGAACCTTCGCGGTAGTTCTGGCGAACGAGGTAACCACTGACCTGGGGCTGAATCTGCGCGTTCACAAAACCATCGAGGGTTCCAACCCATTCGCTGGTAATGGCGACATCTTCGGCTTTTACCGTAACAACAGAGACGGGAACAGGTGCAGGAGGAGGCGCCGCAGCAACTTTGTGGTCACATCCGGCAAGACCAAAAACACCAAACACGAGGCAGGCCGTCGCACGTTGGAGGACTGTGCCCGCACCGATCTGTGGCTGCCGATTTTCGACTTTATTTGACGTCATGCAACATCCTCCGGCTAGCTGAAAAAGTCATTCATACATGTATGTATCTTCCATGAGATTCTTAGAGGGTGAATCAGGATTCAGAAAATCCGCTTGTTGATTTTTCAGACCATGGTGCTAAGCGTCAGGAGCGTTCGCTGTTGACACGGCAAACATTGATCACCGCCGCGCGCGTGATCTTTGCGCGCGATGGTTTTGAAATGGCGCGCTTGGAAGACATCGCCGCGGAAGCCGGAAAAACACGTGGCGCATTCTATGCGCATTTCGAAAACAAAGAAGATGTCTTCTTCGCAATCTTTGAAGAAGACATTTATAACGACCACTCCCGCCTTGCCGATCTGCTGAGCAAAGCCTCGAATTTCGAGGAACGGCTTGAGGTCTTCATTAACAAGCTCATGAAGATATTAAAAGATAAGCGCCGCATGCTTCTGGACATCGAGTTCAAACTCTACGCGATTCGTCACCCACACAAACAGAAACGCCTGGCCGATTTGCACGCAGCGATGTGCTATCGCTGTGCGGGAGAGGAAGTAGATTCACTCTTCTCCGAGGTCACGGGTTTCAGTGGTGGAAATAAGAGAAGAGAAGCCACTCAATTCGGAGCGCTGCTGAACGGTTTCGCTTTGAATGAACTCTTTGATCCGATGGGAATGAACGAAGAACAGTTGCGCCAGCATATTCGAGCAGCCCTACTCACCATGATTGACCTGGGAATGGCTGACCGCAAAGGTTCACTCATCTCTTCCCTCGGCTCACGCCCAAGCTGAAGTTTGTGGCAGTTGCTTTACATCATGTCAATCTCTGCCGCTGCCGGTACAGCAAACGCGACGAGAGCGGAGAAGCCCGGACGAACAGGACCAGGAAGCCGATTGATGAGCGGCATGAGACGCAGGCGATCCGATGACTCAAGGCCGCGAGTGAGCCTGACCAGCCCCAGGTAAATAGGAACAGCCGAGACTACCGCCACGATCAACCCTGGCATACCTGGAATGGCACGCCCTACCGCGAAGGCGATGACCGCCATGAGTACCCCCGCTACTCCAAGCCGAATTGTGGACTGCATCGGGAGACTGAAGCGATAAGCCCGTTGCGCCTGTTTCCACATGGCAACAATGCCAAATGCTTGCGAGAGGCCATTGCCCCATGCCGCTCCTACTGCGCCGAAGTGAGGGATCAACGCTGCGTCGAGCGCAATGTTCAGGACACCGGTGAGGATAAGCCAAAGGAAGAGTTTCTTCTGTCGATCTGCTGCTCGAAGAAGAATGTCGGGGATTTCCTGAAAGGCCCTGGGTATGGAAAGAATGGATGCGACGATCAGGACTGGAATCGCGCCTACATACTTTGCACCATAGACGAACCGGATCGCTTCGTTTGTAATTGCCGCGCAGCCA
This genomic stretch from Terriglobus saanensis SP1PR4 harbors:
- a CDS encoding TetR/AcrR family transcriptional regulator, translating into MNQDSENPLVDFSDHGAKRQERSLLTRQTLITAARVIFARDGFEMARLEDIAAEAGKTRGAFYAHFENKEDVFFAIFEEDIYNDHSRLADLLSKASNFEERLEVFINKLMKILKDKRRMLLDIEFKLYAIRHPHKQKRLADLHAAMCYRCAGEEVDSLFSEVTGFSGGNKRREATQFGALLNGFALNELFDPMGMNEEQLRQHIRAALLTMIDLGMADRKGSLISSLGSRPS
- a CDS encoding efflux RND transporter periplasmic adaptor subunit — its product is MTSNKVENRQPQIGAGTVLQRATACLVFGVFGLAGCDHKVAAAPPPAPVPVSVVTVKAEDVAITSEWVGTLDGFVNAQIQPQVSGYLVRQNYREGSSVSKGEVLFQIDPRPFQATLDQALGQVGQAKGQLGQAQAQLGLAKINLNRDTPLAEQRAIAQSQLDNDKQTAMQAEASVKAAEAAIASAQANVESARLNLGFTQVRSLISGIAGQATTQVGNLVSPQSVLTSVSQMDPIKVYFSLSDGEYLALINRARKGKGDLLKDASAIQLSLKLANGETFPQKGHIAFIDRQMNQQTGAIRIAAVFPNPGNVLRPGQFGRVSADTEIRHNVLLVPQVGVQDLQGVKQVFVAGDDNKVHVLNVTLGSESGENWIVTGGLPSGSRVIIDNAQKLQEGVPVAPHAAVTPQTSSSAGR